In the Arachis ipaensis cultivar K30076 chromosome B04, Araip1.1, whole genome shotgun sequence genome, CTATGAATAATGTCGAAAGGCTTAGGTACTTATCTTGATTTTCACCATGAAAAACTTGCAGAATGCCAAATAGACCATTGGGGTGTTATGGCTAATGAAAATTGAAGATTTATCCAAATTTAGCACTTGTCCACTCAGTTAACTATAATTATTCAACACATTAAGTCTTTCTGTAAAGCCTTGctaaataaaatataatcatCAGCAAAAAATAAAAGACTGATAGTAGGACACATGCATTGAGTCTCAAACCCACAATTTTACGTCTCTGTTCTCTTCTGTGTAGTAGATGGGAGAGTCCCTCTACGCAAAGCAAAAATAGATAAGGGGAGAGGGGATCGCCTTGGCAAAGCCCTCTACATGGTTTAAAAAAATCATGAGGTTGACCTTCCACAATAACAGAGTGTCACACATTCCTTCATCCAATCTATCCATTTCTTACTAAATCTCATTTTTTCCATTATAGCCCACACAAAATTCTattccaccctatcatatgcTTTACTCATATCCAAATGCTAAGTCTTAATCACCATAATGTTTATTCTTCAAATAATACATATATTCATGAGCAATTAAAATATTGTCACTAATAAGCTTGCTTTTAATGAGTGCACTTTGATTAGAGCTAATTACCTTGTTCGTCACATGTCGCATACGGTGCATCAATATTTTAAACACAATCTTGTAAAACACACTGCTGAGACTGATTAGTCTAATTTGTTTCATATTGTTCGCATTTGGCACTTTAGGGATAAGACAAATATTAGTGTGATGAAAAGATCATAGCATATGACCTCCAGAGAAAAATATGGCCGCAACTCTATTAACATcatctttaattattttttaaaaaaattgaaaaaatttagcTATAAATCCGATCCATTCTCACCTCGGGCAGAGAAAGGGTTGATAGAAAACGTAGCCGATTTAATTTCTTCCTCTGTGACTGATCTAGTTATTTCTGTCTGTATTAGCATTTATCTTTCGTGGCATATCCTCCAAATCATCTGTAGGGTCTTTAGGATTAGAGGTGCTAAAGAGGGTTTTGAAAATATGACTGAGCAATGGTTGCAATACCCGTTGAATTTGTTTTAAATTCTCCATCTTCATCTTCCAACCTTGAAATCCTATTTTTTCGACTCCTTGTTTGCACTTTAGAATGGAAAAACTTAGTGTTGTTGTCCCCCTATTGCAGCCAATTAACTCGAGATTTCTTCTTCCAATACCTCTCTTCCATTTCATACGCATCCTCCAATTCAGCCTCAATCTGCCTTATAACCTCTCCATTTGCATCGGGACCCAATTCTGTTCTTCCACTAACCTATTATTGAGGTTAGAGACCTGAATTCTAGTGTTAGAACCAGAACTACTAGTCTTTTTCCAATCCACCAGGGAATGTCTGCACCATTTTAGCTTTTGATGCAGTCAAAACATTGATGAACCCTCCACTTCCTTCCCCCAAACAGCCTTGACAATCTCTCTCACCTCCTCCTTGTCACACTAGCATTCCTGAAACCTAAATCTTCTTTAATGTTTAGAAATACCAGAATCGGAGTTAAACAAAATTGGTTTATGGTCTGATTCGACATCCTCCAAGTGGGACAAAGTAGCCCTCAGGTAAGATTCTCTTAGAGTTGCTAAAATGAGACCTCTATCCAATCTCTCCCTAATGTAGTTGTCATTAAATTGTCTGTTGCTCCATGTAAATTTTTCCTTTCAAAACCAACATCCACCAATCTTCCTCTATTAATAAAATCATTGAATTATTGAATGGAAGAGCTCGGCTTCATCCTCCCTCCCTCCTTTTCATGGTAAGCCATTATGGCATTAAAGTCACCAATTACAAGACAATGATCCGTTGAATGCACTAATACTCAAGATTCTATCAAATTGTGCTTCCCGAAAACTCTCTTCTGTATGCAAATGAACCCCAACTATCTCCCATGTGTGTTGTAGTAATGGTTCTTCCCACCTGAAATGGATGTAGTATTCTTCTTGTTGGGATATTTGAATGTTACTCTCTCCTTTTCACGCCACAACAAAACCACCAGATAATTATCTTGATGCCACACAGTGAACACGCTCAAACCCAAAACCTGAAACAATTCTCTCCACATTTGGGGTAGTGTTCTTTGTCTTGCATAGAAACACTACCTCAGGAAAATGGGTTTTCATCAACCCTTTCATGTTATGAGCTATCATAGATTTTTTCAAATCCTGATAATTTTACATCAATATCTTCGTCGACCTTTGGGTGCCAAATGTTGGGTGGCACCCTCTCCCAATTTCAACTGAGTTTTCTCTGTGTGGCACAACTTCTTCTCCGATCCTTCTCCCTCCTCCTCCGATCTCCTTTTTGCACTTAAAATCAATCCACTGTGAGTAGACCTTTTCCTAGCCATCTATTTTAGCTTTGGTTTCTCACTGTCAGGTGGTTCTCCTTCCCTGCTTGTTGGAAAAGGTGAATTGTAGTTGCTGCTCAGCCTTTTGACCACCTCTTACTTGTGCTACTCCATCAATATTGAAGCTGTTTGATGCATTTTCAATGGAATCAACCTTCTTTGATATTGAGTCTTCTCTTCTTGTTACTCGGGGATTTATTGCGCtatgaacttcttcttcttctcccttattTTGCCTTCCTTCTTTCCTAACTGACAAGTTTGATAAGCCTTTTAATAGTTTTATTGGAGTTGGATTCTTAGCTTTATCCAATCCAGCAGTTCCTTTTGCTGAAATTGATAAGCTGCCATTTGGTTTATTTGTGTCTACTCTCCTCCCTGTTTGCTCTGTCCGCAACCATCCCCCCAAAGCTCCTTTTCTACTTCACCCAAAACTGCATCCCTTAATTGTATTGGGCACGTTTTGACCTCATGCCCTAAATGGCCACAATAATTGTAAAAATTGCCTATCCGTTCATATTTCAGATTCAGTTCTATCACTTTTTCATCGGAGCCCGCAATCTTCAATATTCTTCTAAGATATTTAGTAACATCCAGCTTAATCTGGAATTCACAATCCCATCCTCCTTATCGCTCATAGAGAAGAAATCAACATTAATTACTTCACCCAATACTCCTCCGACCTTCCTCCACAATTCTTTAGTTTTGCAATGTTTAGATAGCTCCCATAATTAGATCCAAATTGGCGCACAAACAAACTCTTCATCAATGGCAACCTCCTGCTTCCACCTTTTCAAATTAagattgtaatttttgaaaagtcaCGGGGCTCCTTTCTCAATTCTAAAAACATCTATCTCGTTTCAAAGAAAAATTGCAAGAGGTTACCACCATAACCTAGCACTTTCAGCCTTGTTGGGTGACCCCAAATAGCTGTCAATACTAATTCCATGGTACCAACACTAAATGTCCTATCCGTCAGCAGTCTTCCCATCAAACTCTTAGAACACCTCTTTAAATCAATCTGTATGTCTCCATCATCAAAATCAATTACTTCCTCCTCTATTTCCAAACCTTTTGCACGTTGTCTTCTGGTGTTACCACCCGAGTTAGCCATGTCAATGTCAAAAACCCGTTGACTCACAATTGAAAAAAGCTCACACTCACTCAAATTTGTGAAAATTAAGATTACTCTGCTAAAACCCTAGCAGAACATAAAAAAATCATAAGGGTCACAAGTTTCACTTGAGTAAACAAACTTAATTATTCTACTACTCTTaatattgattaaaaaaaatcatctTTACCCTTTAAGTATTNAAATCATTTATCCACACATCAAATTCTCTCATCTCCATGGATGTTGTTCCACCTTGCTAACCTCCTTTAAAACCACCCATAATTATTCGAGGACACCCTTCAACTCATTCCATTCAAATTTGTTTTTCATATGTTAAAAATTTATTCAATAAATTTTTGTTAGTAAGTAAaatttatctttcttttttttttctatatgttATGTTGTAGTGAATTTTATTCAAATATATAAATACATGAGAAGTACTGATAAAAGATCACGTAAAATTCTAAGTAATAACGATAATATAAGAGAACTTTTTGATATTGGTATGAAGCTTTTAGCGTAGATCCATGTTTCTGATATTAGATTGGCGCTCCTTTGCCAATTGCCATGTTGATAAAATTGATGCTAAGAGTGTGACGATAACAACTGAAACtaacattcaaaaaacaaaagagaaacaagaaaaggaaaaccAAAAAACAAAACAACTGAAATGAGAAATTCGCAAAGCAGTAAGATGcgagttaaattttttttttttttgaaagtagACATGTCATACGTGTTTAGTTTGGATGAATATTGTAGCATANNNNNNNNNNNNNNNNNNNNNNNNNNNNNNNNNNNNNNNNNNNNNNNNNNNNNNNNNNNNNNNNNNNNNNNNNNNNNNNNNNNNNNNNNNNNNNNNNNNNNNNNNNNNNNNNNNNNNNNNNNNNNNNNNNNNNNNNNNNNNNNNNNNNNNNNNNNNNNNNNNNNNNNNNNNNNNNNNNNNNNNNNNNNNNNNNNNNNNNNNNNNNNNNAGATAAGTTGTGTTGTCATCGATTTGTTTTGTCTTTTTAATAATTGTTAGAACCAAAATTGGTACTAAAAATGATATTTTGCTGCATTTCTATTAGTTTGGGGTGGAATATATACACATACACATATCAGGCTAACAAACTAACAAACTCCTAACCTAACGGAAAAGATTCCTCTCTAAAATAAGGCTAACTAACTAACtgcaataaataaataacaattatAACAAACAAAGCAAGATATTTGTTAATACTCTCCCTCAAGTTGGAGAAAAAATGTTAATGATTCCTAATTTGATGATCAAGTTCTTAAACAAGGTAGGCTGCACAGCTTTTGTTAAAACATGACTTCACATGCACCAACTTCATAGTACCGTCTTGTACACGTACGTTCTCGAGTAAAGTGATAATCCATTTCAATATGCTTGGTACGCTCATGAAAGATGGATCAACTTGTATCTCAAAATCCCTAAGCAGCCTCATAATAATCCACACAACTTTAGCAGTGACATTAGTAAGTGCTCGATACTCTGCTTCAGCCGTGGACCTCGAAACGGTGTCTTGTTTATTTCTTCGacttccatgagattagagaatcgCCAAGGAAGACGCAATAGCCGGTAGTGGATCGTCTGGTTTTGGCACAACTTCCCCAATCAACATCCCCATATGCCTTGACCAATAAAGgggaagaaatagaaaaaaagcaAGCCCTGCCCAGGTGCAGCCTTCAAATATCTCAAAACATGATAGGCAGCATCCAAATGGGTAGTGCAAGGAGAAGACATGTATTAGCTCAGCTTGTTCACAGCAAAACAAATATCGGGTCTTGAAATAGTGAGGTAAAGCAACCAGCCAATCAACCTCCTATATTGTCCCGCATCCTCGAGCAAAACCCCATTAGTGGCAGTAAGTTTTATGTTTGGATCTAAGGGTACAGAGGCAGGTTTACAATCCGAAAAACCAGTGTCTTCAAGCAAAGAAAGGGTGTAATTTCGTTGAAACAAACAAATGCCTTCCTTAGATTTTGCTATCTCCAATCCAAGGAAATACTTTAAGGGGCCAAGCACTTTGAGTTTGAAAAGACCTTGCAAAGTTCGCTGAGTTTGGGCAACCATATCATCAAGTTTACTAGCAACAACGATGTCGTTGACATATACAAGCACCATGACAAGTGAATCACCTGTTCCTCTATGAAAAAGAGAATAATATGATTTGGACCGAGTGAAACCAGCATCAAGCAAAACAGTGGAGAACTTGGTAAACCATTGCCTCGAAGCCTGTCTCAAGCCATAGATTGACCTATTTAGTTTGCATACAAGCTTCTCTCCTTGCTCCCCCTTGCTGGCATATCCCTGAGGTAGTTGCATATACACCTCCTCATCAAGATCACCATTCAAGAAGGCATTACTAATGTCTAGCTGCAACAATTTCCAATTCttcacagcagcaacaacaaagaGTAAACGAACATTGGTGAGTTTAGCAACGGGTGAAAAAGTATCCTTGTAGTCTACACCAACTTGTTGAGTATTTTCTCTAGCAACCAAATGAGCTTTGCATCTATCAACTGACCCATCTTTCTTGCGCTTCACCTTATACACCCATTGACAACTAATATAATGTTTTTCAATCGGAAGCGGAACCATCTCCCGTATACGGTTATTCTCCATAGCTTGTAATTCCTCAGCCATAGCCTGTTGCCATTGAGGATACTTGGTAGCTTAGTGATAAAATTGGGGTTCATAAAAATCAGAAACTTGCATACAATAATCCTTGTATGCTGGACTCAATCTCTCATAAGAACAAAAATGCACCATCACCAAAGGATTCACCACATTGTTGCAATGGTAGTCTATGAGATAAGTAGGCACCCTATGGAGTCGCTGACTTCTTCTCAACGGCTGTAGGTTCTCAGCTCGTGGCTGTGTCACAATAGGAACAGGTGTAGCCGGAGCAACGAGTTGAGGTGTATTAAGGGAAGCTTCAATTGGCTTAGGAAGGACATGATCATCAAAAGGATCAGGTAAGGAAGAGTAAGTGCTGCCAAGCTTGAAGGAAAAATTCAATTCGTGAAAAATCACATCCCTTGAAATAAAGAACTTTCTATTCTTGAGATCATAGAGTTTGTACTCTTTGTAACCTCGTGGGTAGCTAAGGAAAACTGCTGGAATGGCTCTCGGTGAGAACTTGTTCCTAGAAGTAGGTAAAGTCGAAGCATAGGCAAGCATCCGAACACCTTCAAGTCTTCATATGCGGGTGCCTTATTGTAAAGTAATTGATAAGGGGACTTCTAGCCAAGAGTAGAAGAGGGAGATCTATTGATCAAAAAAGTTGCTGTAGCAATACATTCACCCCAAAAATAAATTGGAACACCGGATTGATAATACAAGCTCCTTGCCACATTCAAAAGGTGTTGATGCTTTCGTTCCACCACCGAATTTTGTTGTGGTCGCTCAACACAACTGAATTGGTGGAGAGAaccttttgattttaaaaaatcagtAAAAGATAACTCAGGTGCATTGTCAGACCGAATCTTCTTAATCACACAGCCAAACTGAGTGTGAACCATGGCAAAAAATTCTTTAATGATGGTAGTAGCATCTGATTTGGCTTTCAACAAATAAATCCAGGTATATCGACTATGATCATCTATCAAAGTGAGAAAATACCACTCCCCCAAATGCGTAGCAACATGATAAGGACCCCAAGTGTCGTAGTGTATCAATGAGAAGCATTCGAACCCCTGATTTTTGTTGGAAATAAAAGGCAACCATTTTTGTTTGGACAAAGGGCATATGTCACACAATGAATTTTTATTAGAAGCTGAAGAATTACAATTCAAAGGCAAATGTTGCAAACATGAAAAGAAAGGTGGCCTAATCTATGATGCCACAATTTTGTATTTATTGCATTACAAGAATCAGAAATGACTAACGTATTGTCACAATCGGCATTATTGCATGTTGGTTCATTAACATTGACACCCTTAGTCATAGAAACTGGTGTGTGTGTACATACAATCTGTATTTCAATTCATATTTTCCAATCATCTTAGAATTCAGGTGGTCCTGGATCACAAAATCAACATCAGAAAGAAGAATATAAAAATGTTGCTTTAGTAACAagaaattcattgaaatcaaattaattttgaATGAAGGCACATACAAAATTTCAGTAAGTGTGAGGATTTGAGATAAGAAAACAGAACCAAAAACAAGCACAGATATGCGAGTATGATTAGGGAGAACCACAAACTTATTTGCAAACCAAACTGAAAGTTTGAAGTTGTCTAAAGTACAGATCACATGATAAGCAGCGCCAGAATTTAAAATCTATGATTTAATTTCaagtgcagaaattaaaacaaCAGAAAAAAGTTTACCTTCCCTGCGCTTGAAGCTTCAGCACACAAAATAGTagtgctaataataataataataataatatacaaaATAGTGCTagcactttatattttatatNNNNNNNNNNNNNNNNNNNNNNNNNNNNNNNNNNNNNNNNNNNNNNNNNNNNNNNNNNNNNNNNNNNCGATTTATTCCAAAATAACAGTTTTATGTTAGGCCAAATATCTCCTAGTTTTATTATTTCAAATCTTGAAACTAAAGGTAGTCAAAGTCAAACTAAATCACAAAAGATTTACTAGGGTTACTCGAGTGCTATAAATCTGTAACTAAATCTCAACAAACAAACATTAGTAAACTCAATCAAGCTAAGGCTTGATTCTCTTCTCGTCTTCATCATCATGAATGCAAAGAAGCCATCAAGGGAAGAATCCATATTCTTAGCAAAGGCAGCACAAGCTGCAGAGAGATACAAGGATATGGTGGACTTCATGAAGACTCTAGTCCTTTCGATCACTCCAGCTGACGAGCTTACGGAGGAAGAAAGAAATCTTGTATCGTCAGCTTACAAGAACATGATCGGTCCTCTTCGCACGGGGTGGTGCATTGTTTCGGCAATCGAGAATAAAGAAAACAGCAGCGAAGACGAGAAGCGCGCTGACATGGCCAGGGCATATAAGTTGGATTTGGAGTCCAAGATGTCAGGCGTGTGCAATGATATTCTTGGACTCCTGGAGTCCAACTTGCTGCCCTCGGCCGCAGCTAGCCACTCTAGGGTTTTTTATTTGAAGATGAAAGGTGACTATATTAGATACTTGTTGAAGTTTGCGGTTGGCGATGATAGAAAGAGATCTGCTGATGCGGCCATGGAGGCTTATACGGCGGCTCAGGTTggttatttttccatttaaggtTTTGgtaacttttttgttttttttattttttaaatatgacATTTTTTTAGTTGCCGGagcttaattttaattcacttgtGGAATTGATTTTGATGACCTAAGTTTTTAGATTTATTGTTTCTTGTTTGACATGAGTTTAATTAATTTCAATGGAGTAGCTGTatgattttgtttttagtttaatCTTGTGTATATGTATAATTATTCTCATGTTTTGCAAATTAAATGAATCAATGTATGTTATTCGTCCtgtttattatatctatttaaaaaaagatgtataattatttttaatttcttttcataaaattattaaaaatcatAATAATTAAGTTGAAAATAAAGGTTTTAGTAGTCTAAATGCTTTGGGAATTTtggattaatattttttattggaaTGATGATGAATTAACGATtgtccttttatttatttttttttattttttatttttggtttaggATATTGCTGTAGTGGATCTTCCGCCTTCTAGTCCAATAAGATTAGGTCTCATTCTCAACTTCTCAGTGTTCTGCCATGAAATCCTCAATGAGCCTGATAAAGCTTGTGACATGGCTAAACAGGTACACTCTCAAtccttttgaattttttatttttttaataaaaaatattgatccAAACAATTATTTAAAACTCTTATCCAACCAAATACCACAAAATTATTTCTTTAAATTACTCCTATTGTAAATTTTATTTAGTAGTTTTATATTCCTTAGACCAAAATTAAGTCTCTTTTTCAATCAAGTATCTTTTTCCAATCTTCTCTCAATGTTATTAtcttgagtaaagtatcgtttttgtccccggtgatcgtcctatttaagttcctaacgttttaaaattgacccaatgttgtcctgccgctagggatccgttaacagaattgacggcgggacaaaattgagacgattttaaaacgttaggacttaaataggacaaaaacgatacataaaaataaattttaattttattttatctttcaataatattaattttttattgtacataatattcaattattttttaattacatctaaataaattacacttaatcacattactttcattttaaataaatttattttttcataattttaaaaaattttgatacattagagacaaaaggtataatttatattttattgtatatatattatgtttttcttctctgcaaatcatcatttttgtctccaacgttttcgtcctatttaagtccctaacgtttcaaaatcgtctcaattttgtcttgtcgtcaattctgttaacggatccttaacggcaggataacattgaattaattttgaaacgttagggacttaaataggacgattgaaacgttagggacaattatagaacttaccccaaacattggagacaaaaacaatactttactctattaTCTTAATCTTATGGGATATTTTATTTGCAGCCATCTTTTAATATATTTCTATGTTCACTTATTTAGCAAAAATTTACTCCTTGTATAACTTAACTTTTGCTTCATTTCAAGATTCTAAAAATCTACTAAACTGTGTTGATTTCTATTGTTTTAAAGGGtattgaagaagcaattgcagaAATAAAAACATTAGAAAAGCCGCCAAACAAAGATACCACTCTTATAATTCAACTCTTAAGAGATAATCTCTCCGGTTGGACCACTGAGGTATGTATGGAATTAATTATTAAATGTAGAAAATCTCTGTCCAATAATACATACATATATGTTTTATAATCTTCCTTTTTTTATTGTAGGACAAAATTGAAGATCTCATCgccaattttctgaaataatcaTATATGGGTCTACAAATGAAAATTTATATTCATGGTTAGATTTTAATAGGATTTTAATGTTTTTGTAATTAACTTTTGGTCTCATTTCTAGTTTcattaattataaaattgatttgtTTTACCTCAATAACAAAATGAATAAAGCTCTACATCCAAATCATAACCCTAaccaaatccaaccaagtattttaaatTCACATACGCACGTTTCATTGCCGTCGCTTCTTCTAaccaaatccaaccaagtattttaaatTTACGCACACACGTTTCACTGCcttcgcttcttcttcttcttctttttttaaattCGCGCACACATGTTCTTcttttttcctcctcctctttctctgatgctgcgtcttcttcttcttttccttttttgtgATCTTttgttatcgtcatcaccaacaacaccaacattttgctaacatctttattGGTTCTGATTTTCTGTGGTGCCATTAtgaaataatttcggttcattttttagtttatttgaaATTCTTTTAgatccagaaatgaattcg is a window encoding:
- the LOC107637235 gene encoding 14-3-3 protein 10-like, which translates into the protein MNAKKPSREESIFLAKAAQAAERYKDMVDFMKTLVLSITPADELTEEERNLVSSAYKNMIGPLRTGWCIVSAIENKENSSEDEKRADMARAYKLDLESKMSGVCNDILGLLESNLLPSAAASHSRVFYLKMKGDYIRYLLKFAVGDDRKRSADAAMEAYTAAQDIAVVDLPPSSPIRLGLILNFSVFCHEILNEPDKACDMAKQGIEEAIAEIKTLEKPPNKDTTLIIQLLRDNLSGWTTEDKIEDLIANFLK